The following are encoded in a window of Hemicordylus capensis ecotype Gifberg chromosome 12, rHemCap1.1.pri, whole genome shotgun sequence genomic DNA:
- the RSKR gene encoding ribosomal protein S6 kinase-related protein isoform X2 has product MGAAESSCEPAEGLRQDSAAAPGPLKILGLVAKGSFGTVLKVLDCGQEKVFAVKVLPKMEVLRRDSLKQCKEEVSIQKQVRHPFVHCLGDSWQGQRHLFIMCTYCSTGDLYRLWKSVGHFAEAVIRLFATELVLVLGYLHNVGIVHRDVKMENILLDERGHLKLTDFGLARHLPWGKRAYTICGTLQYMAPEVLSGGPYAHSADWWSMGVLLFALANGKFPVAPEKDHMAMLESVKRCTFCIPSTLSLGLRLLLSELLCQDPQRRLRYLHHFRGHLFFRGMTFDAEMLQKQPVDFVLGWRRVKETTPDSAAFSDFDCDLGVPMSQPWPG; this is encoded by the exons ATTCTGGGCTTGGTCGCCAAGGGGTCCTTTGGAACAGTGCTGAAAGTTCTGGACTGCGGGCAGGAGAAGGTCTTTGCCGTCAAG GTGCTGCCAAAAATGGAGGTGCTTCGCCGGGACAGCCTGAAGCAGTGTAAGGAGGAGGTCAGCATCCAG AAGCAGGTCCGCCACCCGTTTGTCCACTGCTTAGGGGACAGCTGGCAGGGGCAGCGCCATCTCTTCATTA TGTGTACGTACTGTAGTACGGGAGACCTCTACCGCCTCTGGAAGTCCGTAGGCCACTTTGCGGAAGCTGTCATCCGCCTCTTTGCCACGGAGCTGGTCCTGGTGCTGG GATACCTCCACAACGTGGGCATCGTCCACCGCGATGTCAAG ATGGAAAATATACTCCTGGATGAACGAG GGCACTTGAAGCTGACCGACTTTGGCCTTGCACGCCACCTGCCTTGGGGCAAGAGAGCTTACACCATCTGCGGGACCCTGCAATACATGG CCCCGGAAGTGCTGAGTGGTGGTCCCTATGCCCACTCCGCTGATTGGTGGTCCATGGGTGTGCTGCTCTTCGCATTGGCCAATGGAAAG ttTCCGGTGGCCCCCGAGAAAGACCACATGGCCATGCTTGAGAGTGTGAAGCGCTGTACCTTCTGCATCCCGTCCACCCTCAGTCTGGGCCTACGCCTTCTGCTCAGCGAG cTCCTGTGCCAGGACCCTCAGCGCCGCCTGCGTTACCTCCACCACTTCCGGGGCCACCTCTTCTTCCGCGGAATGACCTTTGACGCAGAAATGCTGCAGAAGCAGCCGGTGGATTTTGTGCTGGGTTGGCGGCGGGTCAAGGAGACCACCCCGGACTCGGCGGCCTTTTCAGATTTTGACTGTGACCTCGGGGTCCCCATGAGCCAGCCCTGGCCTGGCTAA
- the SPAG5 gene encoding sperm-associated antigen 5 isoform X1 codes for MAASVNGSPSGEGQPCHKLAKPSPEMPVQTPEGLLEARESTSLTPLIRCLQLQTPVPPSTEEDGCRTRLPSTLTWTAPLVWLEHCMPDSPVLATLRQSLPLSAQQEDKGTSITPLSVASAATWTTALSLVEADVNTSPAEKPWTKDSTTETDSLLWHCSLDQLGNLSRAELERRLESTLIIMEALSCHMCDCEKFQQPPAHVGPADQREAATQTPVSEPKEEEQMYRDLYVELRRRFQLLQRSRESEQKLAQQLGRASKEMREWSSESKEIQDIMDTSLQHLQDSRGTLSHQHEQMRGLLSRCRSSLQRSSQDREEMKARLQKALEAKEAADQVLDSVRSHAAARIGQLEQSLESQQHLRALLEEARGHQADLVRGYAECSEQGDRLATKMKEDWTSMRLSHEAFTKLLKRFKDTMRRMQEELKAARQELTTHREVCSKLEERTVELVEALGQVNKLTNANSSLSKEMGTMQEKLISVEEEQERLQQERELLAQQLAEQKTELERMTRLSREKEQEWDSILKDLREAMDCGEFLELESQLARRQLREREEELKAALSTLRERSAQLEDFKDACKELQQKQEAIGKELASAREEIRSTGASMEKFSTALVDIGVVQEQFLAIADSLKAALHKEVHEEPQWSRACTPAPKTPHGLGASFVDSILLAAAGKDVETPGFPSPPSAFTKVTPVVPPAPAEIQESLANRVQELQEAANRLHLLSNQYRKATQEEVRGLQAENLQLEHQLETLKLQLQNETDSRDVTIAELHKALRLRIQNEKELRDVISRHDEQMQLSIDQGGELLDLQGEVAQLRRALQKAETEAAVLWEELRGAKPCDPDWIQEKISLRQRVEKLREMLAEKESENSELLAKHQGQTKRLECQLHQAQQALRHYREAEVEMREVLSTLPAEVVNSAELQNLKKLLL; via the exons ATGGCGGCGTCAGTGAATGGGAGTCCCAGCGGGGAGGGACAG CCTTGCCACAAGCTGGCAAAGCCCTCCCCAGAAATGCCCGTGCAAACTCCGGAAGGGCTGCTGGAAGCCAGAGAATCGACCTCTCTCACCCCGCTGATCAGGTGCCTTCAGCTACAG ACCCCGGTTCCACCATCCACCGAGGAGGACGGGTGTCGGACACGGCTGCCCAGCACCCTCACCTGGACGGCCCCCCTGGTCTGGCTGGAGCACTGCATGCCGGATTCCCCGGTCCTCGCGACCCTCCGGCAGagcctgcctctctctgcccAGCAAGAGGATAAGGGCACCAGCATCACTCCACTCTCAGTGGCATCGGCAGCCACGTGGACCACGGCTCTGAGCCTGGTGGAGGCGGATGTGAACACATCTCCGGCGGAGAAGCCCTGGACCAAGGACAGCACCACGGAGACCGACTCTTtactgtggca TTGCTCCCTGGATCAGCTGGGCAACTTGTCCCGGGCGGAGTTGGAGCGTCGTCTGGAGAGCACCCTCATCATCATGGAGGCCCTCTCGTGCCACATGTGCGACTGTGAGAAATTCCAGCAGCCGCCTGCTCACGTGGGGCCGGCCGACCAGAGAGAGGCAGCCACGCAGACCCCGGTCTCGGAGCCCAAAGAG GAGGAGCAGATGTATCGTGACTTGTACGTGGAGCTGAGGAGGCGATTCCAGTTGCTCCAGCGGAGCCGTGAGAGCGAGCAGAAGCTAGCCCAGCAGTTGGGGAGGGCCTCAAAGGAGATG AGAGAGTGGTCGTCGGAGTCCAAGGAGATCCAGGACATCATGGATACTTCCTTGCAGCACCTCCAGGACAGCAGGGGAACCCTCAGCCACCAG CATGAGCAGATGAGAGGCCTACTCTCTCGGTGCCGGAGCAGCCTCCAGCGCTCAAGCCAAGACCGTGAGGAAATGAAGGCCAGGCTGCAGAAGGCCCTGGAGGCCAAAGAAGCG GCAGACCAGGTTCTGGATTCGGTTCGCAGCCACGCCGCGGCCCGCATCGGACAGCTGGAGCAGTCTCTGGAATCCCAGCAGCATCTCCGGGCCTTGCTAGAGGAGGCGCGAGGGCACCAG GCGGACCTTGTCCGTGGATATGCAGAGTGCTCAGAGCAAGGGGACCGCCTCGCAACCAAAATGAAGGAGGACTGGACTTCGATGCGACTGAGC CACGAGGCCTTCACCAAGTTGCTGAAGAGGTTCAAGGACACGATGAGGAGGATGCAGGAGGAGCTGAAGGCTGCCCGGCAGGAGCTCACAACGCACCGAGAG GTCTGCAGCAAGCTGGAGGAGAGGACGGTGGAGCTGGTCGAGGCCCTGGGCCAGGTGAACAAACTGACCAATGCGAATTCTTCCCTAAGCAAAG AGATGGGAACCATGCAGGAGAAGCTGATCTccgtggaggaggaacaggagcggCTGCAACAGGAAAGAGAGCTCCTCGCCCAGCAACTGGCAGAACAGAAGACGGAGCTGGAGAGAATGACCCG GCTGTCTCGGGAGAAGGAGCAAGAATGGGACAGCATCTTGAAGGACCTGCGTGAGGCGATGGATTGTGGAGAG TTTTTGGAACTCGAGAGCCAACTTGCCCGCCGTCAGctcagggagagggaggaagagctgaaggctgcccTCTCGACACTGCGGGAGCGCAGCGCTCAGCTGGAGGATTTCAAGGACGCTTGCAAGGAGCTCCA GCAGAAGCAGGAGGCCATTGGCAAGGAATTGGCCAGTGCCAGGGAAGAGATCCGGAGCACGGGAGCCAGCATGGAGAAGTTCTCCACGGCCTTGGTGGACATCGGGGTGGTCCAGGAACAATTCCTGGCGATTGCAGACTCCCTCAAGGCAGCGCTGCACAAGGAG GTGCACGAGGAACCCCAGTGGAGTAGGGCCTGCACTCCTGCACCAAAGACCCCACATGGCTTGGGGGCCTCCTTCGTGGACAGCATTCTGCTGGCTGCCGCAGGGAAAG ATGTGGAAACTCCCGGTTTTCCGAGCCCCCCCAGTGCCTTCACTAAAGTCACACCTGTGGTTCCACCAGCACCAGCAG AAATCCAAGAGAGCCTTGCAAACCGTGTCCAGGAATTGCAAGAAGCTGCCAACCGGCTCCACCTCCTGAGCAACCAGTACCGGAAAGCCACTCAAGAGGAGGTCCGAGGCCTGCAAGCAGAAAA CTTGCAGCTGGAGCATCAGCTGGAGACCCTGAAATTACAGCTGCAGAACGAAACGGACTCGCGTGACGTGACCATCGCTGAGCTGCACAAGGCTCTGCGTCTGCGGATACAG AATGAAAAGGAGCTGCGAGATGTCATCTCTCGGCATGATGAGCAGATGCAGCTCTCTATCGACCAGGGCGGGGAGCTCCTG GACCTTCAGGGGGAGGTGGCCCAGCTCAGACGGGCCCTCCAGAAGGCAGAGACAGAGGCCGCGGTCCTTTGGGAGGAGCTCAGGGGGGCAAAGCCGTGTGATCCCGACTGGATCCAGGAGAAGATCTCGCTGCGGCAGCGG GTGGAGAAACTGAGAGAGATGCTCGCAGAAAAGGAAAGCGAGAATTCAGAGCTGTTGGCCAAGCACCAGGGCCAG ACGAAGAGGCTGGAGTGTCAGCTCCACCAGGCCCAGCAGGCACTGAGGCACTACCGAGAGGCAGAGGTGGAGATGAGAGAG GTGCTTTCTACGCTGCCTGCAGAGGTGGTCAACTCTGCTGAGCTTCAAAACCTCAAGAAACTGCTTCTGTGA
- the SPAG5 gene encoding sperm-associated antigen 5 isoform X2 yields MPVQTPEGLLEARESTSLTPLIRCLQLQTPVPPSTEEDGCRTRLPSTLTWTAPLVWLEHCMPDSPVLATLRQSLPLSAQQEDKGTSITPLSVASAATWTTALSLVEADVNTSPAEKPWTKDSTTETDSLLWHCSLDQLGNLSRAELERRLESTLIIMEALSCHMCDCEKFQQPPAHVGPADQREAATQTPVSEPKEEEQMYRDLYVELRRRFQLLQRSRESEQKLAQQLGRASKEMREWSSESKEIQDIMDTSLQHLQDSRGTLSHQHEQMRGLLSRCRSSLQRSSQDREEMKARLQKALEAKEAADQVLDSVRSHAAARIGQLEQSLESQQHLRALLEEARGHQADLVRGYAECSEQGDRLATKMKEDWTSMRLSHEAFTKLLKRFKDTMRRMQEELKAARQELTTHREVCSKLEERTVELVEALGQVNKLTNANSSLSKEMGTMQEKLISVEEEQERLQQERELLAQQLAEQKTELERMTRLSREKEQEWDSILKDLREAMDCGEFLELESQLARRQLREREEELKAALSTLRERSAQLEDFKDACKELQQKQEAIGKELASAREEIRSTGASMEKFSTALVDIGVVQEQFLAIADSLKAALHKEVHEEPQWSRACTPAPKTPHGLGASFVDSILLAAAGKDVETPGFPSPPSAFTKVTPVVPPAPAEIQESLANRVQELQEAANRLHLLSNQYRKATQEEVRGLQAENLQLEHQLETLKLQLQNETDSRDVTIAELHKALRLRIQNEKELRDVISRHDEQMQLSIDQGGELLDLQGEVAQLRRALQKAETEAAVLWEELRGAKPCDPDWIQEKISLRQRVEKLREMLAEKESENSELLAKHQGQTKRLECQLHQAQQALRHYREAEVEMREVLSTLPAEVVNSAELQNLKKLLL; encoded by the exons ATGCCCGTGCAAACTCCGGAAGGGCTGCTGGAAGCCAGAGAATCGACCTCTCTCACCCCGCTGATCAGGTGCCTTCAGCTACAG ACCCCGGTTCCACCATCCACCGAGGAGGACGGGTGTCGGACACGGCTGCCCAGCACCCTCACCTGGACGGCCCCCCTGGTCTGGCTGGAGCACTGCATGCCGGATTCCCCGGTCCTCGCGACCCTCCGGCAGagcctgcctctctctgcccAGCAAGAGGATAAGGGCACCAGCATCACTCCACTCTCAGTGGCATCGGCAGCCACGTGGACCACGGCTCTGAGCCTGGTGGAGGCGGATGTGAACACATCTCCGGCGGAGAAGCCCTGGACCAAGGACAGCACCACGGAGACCGACTCTTtactgtggca TTGCTCCCTGGATCAGCTGGGCAACTTGTCCCGGGCGGAGTTGGAGCGTCGTCTGGAGAGCACCCTCATCATCATGGAGGCCCTCTCGTGCCACATGTGCGACTGTGAGAAATTCCAGCAGCCGCCTGCTCACGTGGGGCCGGCCGACCAGAGAGAGGCAGCCACGCAGACCCCGGTCTCGGAGCCCAAAGAG GAGGAGCAGATGTATCGTGACTTGTACGTGGAGCTGAGGAGGCGATTCCAGTTGCTCCAGCGGAGCCGTGAGAGCGAGCAGAAGCTAGCCCAGCAGTTGGGGAGGGCCTCAAAGGAGATG AGAGAGTGGTCGTCGGAGTCCAAGGAGATCCAGGACATCATGGATACTTCCTTGCAGCACCTCCAGGACAGCAGGGGAACCCTCAGCCACCAG CATGAGCAGATGAGAGGCCTACTCTCTCGGTGCCGGAGCAGCCTCCAGCGCTCAAGCCAAGACCGTGAGGAAATGAAGGCCAGGCTGCAGAAGGCCCTGGAGGCCAAAGAAGCG GCAGACCAGGTTCTGGATTCGGTTCGCAGCCACGCCGCGGCCCGCATCGGACAGCTGGAGCAGTCTCTGGAATCCCAGCAGCATCTCCGGGCCTTGCTAGAGGAGGCGCGAGGGCACCAG GCGGACCTTGTCCGTGGATATGCAGAGTGCTCAGAGCAAGGGGACCGCCTCGCAACCAAAATGAAGGAGGACTGGACTTCGATGCGACTGAGC CACGAGGCCTTCACCAAGTTGCTGAAGAGGTTCAAGGACACGATGAGGAGGATGCAGGAGGAGCTGAAGGCTGCCCGGCAGGAGCTCACAACGCACCGAGAG GTCTGCAGCAAGCTGGAGGAGAGGACGGTGGAGCTGGTCGAGGCCCTGGGCCAGGTGAACAAACTGACCAATGCGAATTCTTCCCTAAGCAAAG AGATGGGAACCATGCAGGAGAAGCTGATCTccgtggaggaggaacaggagcggCTGCAACAGGAAAGAGAGCTCCTCGCCCAGCAACTGGCAGAACAGAAGACGGAGCTGGAGAGAATGACCCG GCTGTCTCGGGAGAAGGAGCAAGAATGGGACAGCATCTTGAAGGACCTGCGTGAGGCGATGGATTGTGGAGAG TTTTTGGAACTCGAGAGCCAACTTGCCCGCCGTCAGctcagggagagggaggaagagctgaaggctgcccTCTCGACACTGCGGGAGCGCAGCGCTCAGCTGGAGGATTTCAAGGACGCTTGCAAGGAGCTCCA GCAGAAGCAGGAGGCCATTGGCAAGGAATTGGCCAGTGCCAGGGAAGAGATCCGGAGCACGGGAGCCAGCATGGAGAAGTTCTCCACGGCCTTGGTGGACATCGGGGTGGTCCAGGAACAATTCCTGGCGATTGCAGACTCCCTCAAGGCAGCGCTGCACAAGGAG GTGCACGAGGAACCCCAGTGGAGTAGGGCCTGCACTCCTGCACCAAAGACCCCACATGGCTTGGGGGCCTCCTTCGTGGACAGCATTCTGCTGGCTGCCGCAGGGAAAG ATGTGGAAACTCCCGGTTTTCCGAGCCCCCCCAGTGCCTTCACTAAAGTCACACCTGTGGTTCCACCAGCACCAGCAG AAATCCAAGAGAGCCTTGCAAACCGTGTCCAGGAATTGCAAGAAGCTGCCAACCGGCTCCACCTCCTGAGCAACCAGTACCGGAAAGCCACTCAAGAGGAGGTCCGAGGCCTGCAAGCAGAAAA CTTGCAGCTGGAGCATCAGCTGGAGACCCTGAAATTACAGCTGCAGAACGAAACGGACTCGCGTGACGTGACCATCGCTGAGCTGCACAAGGCTCTGCGTCTGCGGATACAG AATGAAAAGGAGCTGCGAGATGTCATCTCTCGGCATGATGAGCAGATGCAGCTCTCTATCGACCAGGGCGGGGAGCTCCTG GACCTTCAGGGGGAGGTGGCCCAGCTCAGACGGGCCCTCCAGAAGGCAGAGACAGAGGCCGCGGTCCTTTGGGAGGAGCTCAGGGGGGCAAAGCCGTGTGATCCCGACTGGATCCAGGAGAAGATCTCGCTGCGGCAGCGG GTGGAGAAACTGAGAGAGATGCTCGCAGAAAAGGAAAGCGAGAATTCAGAGCTGTTGGCCAAGCACCAGGGCCAG ACGAAGAGGCTGGAGTGTCAGCTCCACCAGGCCCAGCAGGCACTGAGGCACTACCGAGAGGCAGAGGTGGAGATGAGAGAG GTGCTTTCTACGCTGCCTGCAGAGGTGGTCAACTCTGCTGAGCTTCAAAACCTCAAGAAACTGCTTCTGTGA
- the RSKR gene encoding ribosomal protein S6 kinase-related protein isoform X1, with protein sequence MGAAESSCEPAEGLRQDSAAAPGPLKGRGNNVLPDASWARSWKALLSNVGGALLGLERVLVARSPLKQEPGAVAEKLPQLMESEVAEWTPSQCFSLFLPEFPLRPPVGPSQLKILGLVAKGSFGTVLKVLDCGQEKVFAVKVLPKMEVLRRDSLKQCKEEVSIQKQVRHPFVHCLGDSWQGQRHLFIMCTYCSTGDLYRLWKSVGHFAEAVIRLFATELVLVLGYLHNVGIVHRDVKMENILLDERGHLKLTDFGLARHLPWGKRAYTICGTLQYMAPEVLSGGPYAHSADWWSMGVLLFALANGKFPVAPEKDHMAMLESVKRCTFCIPSTLSLGLRLLLSELLCQDPQRRLRYLHHFRGHLFFRGMTFDAEMLQKQPVDFVLGWRRVKETTPDSAAFSDFDCDLGVPMSQPWPG encoded by the exons GGCCGAGGCAACAACGTCTTGCCAGATGCTTCCTGGGCCCGCAGCTGGAAGGCCCTACTGTCCAATGTCGGgggggctcttctgggcctggaACGAGTCTTGGTGGCCAGGAGCCCCCTGAAGCAAGAGCCGGGGGCTGTGGCGGAGAAACTCCCGCAGCTGATGGAGTCGGAAGTGGCGGAGTGGACCCCGTCCCAGtgcttctctctcttcttgcCGGAGTTCCCTCTGCGGCCTCCTGTGGGACCAAGCCAGCTCAAG ATTCTGGGCTTGGTCGCCAAGGGGTCCTTTGGAACAGTGCTGAAAGTTCTGGACTGCGGGCAGGAGAAGGTCTTTGCCGTCAAG GTGCTGCCAAAAATGGAGGTGCTTCGCCGGGACAGCCTGAAGCAGTGTAAGGAGGAGGTCAGCATCCAG AAGCAGGTCCGCCACCCGTTTGTCCACTGCTTAGGGGACAGCTGGCAGGGGCAGCGCCATCTCTTCATTA TGTGTACGTACTGTAGTACGGGAGACCTCTACCGCCTCTGGAAGTCCGTAGGCCACTTTGCGGAAGCTGTCATCCGCCTCTTTGCCACGGAGCTGGTCCTGGTGCTGG GATACCTCCACAACGTGGGCATCGTCCACCGCGATGTCAAG ATGGAAAATATACTCCTGGATGAACGAG GGCACTTGAAGCTGACCGACTTTGGCCTTGCACGCCACCTGCCTTGGGGCAAGAGAGCTTACACCATCTGCGGGACCCTGCAATACATGG CCCCGGAAGTGCTGAGTGGTGGTCCCTATGCCCACTCCGCTGATTGGTGGTCCATGGGTGTGCTGCTCTTCGCATTGGCCAATGGAAAG ttTCCGGTGGCCCCCGAGAAAGACCACATGGCCATGCTTGAGAGTGTGAAGCGCTGTACCTTCTGCATCCCGTCCACCCTCAGTCTGGGCCTACGCCTTCTGCTCAGCGAG cTCCTGTGCCAGGACCCTCAGCGCCGCCTGCGTTACCTCCACCACTTCCGGGGCCACCTCTTCTTCCGCGGAATGACCTTTGACGCAGAAATGCTGCAGAAGCAGCCGGTGGATTTTGTGCTGGGTTGGCGGCGGGTCAAGGAGACCACCCCGGACTCGGCGGCCTTTTCAGATTTTGACTGTGACCTCGGGGTCCCCATGAGCCAGCCCTGGCCTGGCTAA